The following proteins come from a genomic window of Maylandia zebra isolate NMK-2024a linkage group LG22, Mzebra_GT3a, whole genome shotgun sequence:
- the lsm10 gene encoding U7 snRNA-associated Sm-like protein LSm10 — protein MEPKGAESQPSGVGPVEVVNSIRERTITENSMVILLQGLQGEVTTVDLRNESTARGRVVNVDAFMNVRLEDVLYRDRLGQLTQLQDLFITGRNIRYVHIPDHMDIMKTIESQLAKIHRVRNFGSEGGGRKEFAKKTK, from the coding sequence ATGGAGCCCAAGGGAGCTGAGTCTCAGCCATCCGGCGTGGGGCCGGTTGAGGTGGTGAACTCTATTCGGGAGCGAACGATCACAGAGAACAGCATGGTGATCCTCCTGCAGGGCCTTCAGGGAGAGGTGACCACGGTGGACCTGAGGAACGAGAGCACGGCACGTGGACGCGTGGTCAACGTAGATGCCTTCATGAACGTACGGCTAGAGGACGTGTTGTACCGGGACCGGCTGGGtcagctcacacagctgcaggaCCTATTCATCACTGGCAGGAACATCCGCTATGTCCACATCCCCGACCATATGGACATAATGAAGACCATAGAGAGCCAGCTGGCCAAGATTCACCGCGTCCGGAACTTCGGCAGTGAAGGCGGAGGCAGGAAAGAGTTTgccaagaaaacaaaatga